DNA sequence from the Acidobacteriota bacterium genome:
GAAAGCCATGGCAACGGGACCACGACCCAGGCACAGCTCCCTTAAACACTCGCCTTTGAAGAGATTCCGGGTAACCAGCTTCTGCTCTGTTTCATTGGCCAGCCACTTCCACTATCGGGAGCGGATTGGAGGGCGTTGAACACGCGGCCGCCCTGAAAATCGTAATCCACTGCTGCTCTCAGCGGTTCCGCAGTTCGCCTAAGAATCCTTTGTAACGGCAGGAAACTCTCGCCACGCGGAATGGCTGGCGTTACAATGCGTCCGTGGCTTATGCGTTCCACTGTTATGAATGTATGCGCGAGGCCGCACACATCGCCAAGACCGCGACGTGTGCGCCACCCATGGAACTGCCGCTTTTGTTTTCGACGGCGATAGCTGGCGCTACTGCACCGCATGGCCGCGCGCTACCAGCTACCAGCTTGCGCGGTAGCAAACCGGAGGGGTGAGATGAGATTGTGGAAACTGAAGTTGACTTTGCCGGTACTGGCCCTGGCGGTGCTAGCCGTGGCGCTGGTGAATGCCTCCTGCCATAACGGCGGTACGCAGCAGGAAGCCAGAACCGCAAGCGCGCCGGCCGGCGATCTTGCAGACTTTGCAGCCGTGGCGCCCATCGACGTGCACGTACACGTTTACAAAGATGATCCGTCATTCGCCGCCATGGTCAAGCGTCTCAACCTGCGCCTGCTGAACATCTGCGTGATCGATGACCGCGATCCTTTCTTCAAAAGCCTCGAACCGCAGCGCAGCGACGAACTGAAAGTCCGCAGCGCCACCGACGGCCGCGCCGCTTTCTGCACGACCTTCAGCCCTTACGGGTTTGAGGAGCCGGACTTCAAGGAAAAGGCAGTCAGCCAGTTGAACGGCGACTTTTCGAACGGCGCCGTAGCCGTGAAGATCTACAAGGTGATGGGCATGGAGATGAAGAACAAGGCCGGGAAGTGGGTGATGCCCGATGATCCGGCCTTTGAGCCCGTCTATCAGGACATCGCTGCGCACGGCCGCACCGTGGTGGCGCATATTGCCGAGCCTGATTCCTGCTGGCAGGCGCCCAATCCCGCAAGCCCTGACTACAGCTATTATAAGGAGCATCCGCAGGAATACGCCTACCTGCATCCCGGCTGGCCCTCGAAGGCCGCCATCCTGGCGGCTCGCGACCACTTGCTGGCGGAAAATCCCAAGCTGCGCGTAGTGGGTGCGCACCTGGGCAGCATGGAGGCCGACGTTGACCAGATCGCCCAGCGCTTTGACCGCTATCCGAACTTTGCCGTCGATACGGCGGCGCGCGTGCAATACCTGATGATGCAGCCGCGCGAAAAGGTGAGAGCGTTCCTCATAAAATACCAGGACAGGGTGGTCTACGGCACCGATCTTGAACTGATGCCCGGCGCAAACACAACGGCGGCCCTCGAGGAGTGGCAGCAGCGCTACAGCCGGGACTGGAAATACTTTGCCACTGACGAATGGGTGGATTATCAGGGCAAGAAGTACGAGGGATTGAAACTGCCTGGGCCCGTGCTGCGCAAGATTTTCCACGACAACGCTGTCCATTGGTTTCCCGGCATCGTGCCCGGCAAGTAAGGCACGCAAGGCAAAGGATATGTAACAGAGCGTGCCGCGTCGGCGCCCGCCTCTGCCAGAAGGACCATCAAGGCAACATGCTTTGCGGTGGTGAGGGTGGTTTGCACTTTATAGAATCTGACATATTCTGGAGACCTGAATTTTATTGGAGGATGGCAAAACAGGAGGAGAATTATGAAGAAGCTTGCCGCACTATTGATCTTACTTGTGTTTGTGACAGGGACCACGGCCGTGGCGCGTGCGGCGGCTCCCTTGAAGCTCGTGGCAAAATACGAAATGCCTGCTGCAGTGAAAGGACGATTTGATCATCTTGCCGCCGACGTTCCGAATAACCGCCTTCTTGTCACGGCAGAGACCGCCCATGAAGTTCTGGTGTTCAACCTTCGCACCGGCAAATATCTTCGGGCCATCACGGGCATCGAAATTCCTCACGCCATTTTTTTCCGCGACGATCTCAACCGGATTTACGTTACGGACGGCGGAGCGGGCGAACTCAGAATCTACAACGGAAAAACTTA
Encoded proteins:
- a CDS encoding amidohydrolase, with product MRLWKLKLTLPVLALAVLAVALVNASCHNGGTQQEARTASAPAGDLADFAAVAPIDVHVHVYKDDPSFAAMVKRLNLRLLNICVIDDRDPFFKSLEPQRSDELKVRSATDGRAAFCTTFSPYGFEEPDFKEKAVSQLNGDFSNGAVAVKIYKVMGMEMKNKAGKWVMPDDPAFEPVYQDIAAHGRTVVAHIAEPDSCWQAPNPASPDYSYYKEHPQEYAYLHPGWPSKAAILAARDHLLAENPKLRVVGAHLGSMEADVDQIAQRFDRYPNFAVDTAARVQYLMMQPREKVRAFLIKYQDRVVYGTDLELMPGANTTAALEEWQQRYSRDWKYFATDEWVDYQGKKYEGLKLPGPVLRKIFHDNAVHWFPGIVPGK